The following coding sequences lie in one Trichoderma breve strain T069 chromosome 1, whole genome shotgun sequence genomic window:
- a CDS encoding acetyl xylan esterase (AXE1) domain-containing protein: MSDNRRNVSFQAFDGVTIKGWFFPATKEKGPCIIMTHGVTALKEHFIEGMALDFQKAGFNVLLYDNRGFGESGGRRYDSDPVKAQDDYIDAFDYVMSLAEVDPKRIVFWGPSLAGGVAISAAAIDRRVKAVIGLVPYVSGELLLGTGQPLLDMAERDRAIIRKGEEWPLSRVVASTIEEAEAGSAPVLLRDATSFRFFQDASAQGGSWENKITTISLFRFLRFEPIKYIHRIAPTPLLMVVGEKDESLFTPQLQAFGLAQGPKELHILKGGDHFNHYQGKLREESLSVQIEFLRKYV, encoded by the exons ATGTCCGACAACCGCCGGAATGTCTCATTCCAAGCTTTTGATGGAGTTACCATTAAAGGCTGGTTTTTCCCGGCTACTAAAGAAAAGGGTCCATGTATTATTATGACTCATGGG GTTACGGCCCTCAAAGAGCACTTCATTGAGGGAATGGCTCTAGATTTCCAAAAAGCAGGATTTAATGTCTTGCTCTATGACAATCGTGGGTTTGGAGAAAGCGGCGGCCGCAGATATGACTCAGACCCTGTCAAGGCACAAGATGACTAcattgatgcctttgactATGTTATGTCCCTTGCAGAGGTTGACCCTAAGAGAATTGTCTTTTGGGGACCAAGTCTTGCTGGAGGAGTTGCCATATCTGCTGCGGCAATTGACCGCCGAGTCAAGGCTGTTATTGGCCTCGTGCCTTATGTGTCGGGAGAGCTTTTACTCGGGACTGGCCAACCACTTCTTGATATGGCCGAAAGAGATCGCGCCATAATTCGTAAAGGGGAAGAATGGCCCCTCTCTCGCGTTGTTGCCTCTACTAttgaagaggctgaggctggaaGTGCGCCTGTATTGCTCCGAGATGCGACCagcttccgcttcttccaAGACGCATCCGCCCAAGGTGGCAGCTGGGAAAATAAAATTACAACGATATCCCTTTTCCGATTCCTTCGATTTGAGCCGATTAAGTATATCCATCGGATCGCGCCTACACCTCTCTTGATGGTTGTTGGCGAAAAGGATGAGAGTTTGTTTACACCTCAATTGCAGGCATTTGGGCTTGCGCAGGGCCCAAAAGAGCTTCATATATTGAAAGGCGGTGATCATTTCAATCATTACCAAGGAAAACTACGCGAAGAGAGTCTTTCAGTGCAGATTGAGTTCTTGAGGAAATATGTGTAG